The sequence CAGGTGATAGCTGCAAAAACCTGATTGAACCAGCAGGGGCTTCCAGAAGACGAACAATAGGCCTTACAAATAAAAGACTACCTGCTGCTGCAATTACAACAGCAAGAAGGCTTTTAAGAACTCTTTGCCGCAATTCTTCTAGGTGATCAACCAATGGCATTTCCAAATCATTAGATGGCAAATTGGATGAGGACTTGCCATAAGGTTCATTTGGCTTTGGAGAAGGTAGGACCGACTCTTGATGATTATCAGGACTGTTCAGGAAAGGAGCCACTTTGCTTCTTTCAGGCTAAGAGAGTTTTAGACATTTATATGTTTCAGGCCTCTCAAGGGTTCACCCCAGCAGACTGTGCCATCGCGGTGCCGAACGGTTCCTGGTGTTGCTCCTGGCACTCTTTGCAAATGATCTGTGGCAACCATAAGTACAGGAACTCGTCGATTACCCTTGGCGCGACTAAAGAAAGCTGCTAAATCTGCAGCCATTTGTATATCCGCCTCCTCTGCTAGTCCATTTGAAGCTTTGAGTATTACATGACTGCCTGGACATTCCTGTACATGAAACCAGATATCTCCAGAGCGTGCTTTTTGTAGGCTTATCCATTCGTTTTGACGATGATTTCGCCCTATTAGAACTTCCAGCCCACTGGGAGCTTTTAAGGAGAGCGGACTGGGAGGTGTTTTTTTTCGTTGAAGTTTACGCTTGCGAGATTGATTCTTAGTAGTTGATGATGCCTGATAGTCTTCTAATTCCACACTTAACTCGATCAATCTTTCGAATTTTTCTGTATCACTTTCCCATTTGCTCGTAGAGATTTCTTCAAGAAATGAATAGCTTTCTTCTATGCTTTTTAATCTGTTCTTGTGATAACAAATGCGTTCTTTAATAATTGGGGAGGAGCGTTTTATCTTCTTAGCCTTATTATATAGCTTTTGAGCTCTAACAATTAACTCACTATTGGGTGATGGTTGAGAAAGTATAAGATTTGCCTTGTCTTGTAATGATTTACTTTCAGATGTTCTTGAGAGTAGGGTTTCTTGCTCAGAAAGGTGTTTTTCTTCGTTCGCTTTTATTCTTTTAAGTTTATATTCTAACTCTTTGATTAATTGATTCAGCATCTTTGAATGAATAAGTCTTCGATAGTATTTGCCTAGTGAAAGGCTCATATCTTCTGATGTCCTTGAGTTATTACTCTTGACACTCCAAAACCTAAAAGGAGTGGGACCGTCAAAATAAAGATATAGGCTTTCATTCTCTAGCTTTGTTAACCAATCGCGCCATCTGTTGTAAATGTAATGCCATTGATCTTCAGAAAGCTTTAGTACAGATAAAGAAAGAAATCTTTGAGCTGTTTTTGACTCTTCGCCAGCCAATTGAAGGGCGAGTGAAGGACTAATTCCTTGATAAGTTTCTTGTAGGGCCTGTTTAAGGCTCATAGGAATAAGGGATAACCTTGCTTTCCAGCGGTGAAAGGTTTCTTTTGAGCTAGGTTCTATACCTTGTAAACGAGGAGGTGGGACATAATTGTCTCCTGTTCCTA comes from Prochlorococcus sp. MIT 1307 and encodes:
- a CDS encoding NFACT family protein; protein product: MNSAALQIMDITSLKAVLAELRQIILPSRFEKAQQPEPGTIQIGLRTLKGLIWLEISWQADAPRLVQISPPSRSGSESTLAQQVQHGLNQIALVEIKQKGFERVVEFRFAKRPGSPVYRSLIIELMGRHSNLLLLDNEDKIITLGRQVRDHQSRVRPLGTGDNYVPPPRLQGIEPSSKETFHRWKARLSLIPMSLKQALQETYQGISPSLALQLAGEESKTAQRFLSLSVLKLSEDQWHYIYNRWRDWLTKLENESLYLYFDGPTPFRFWSVKSNNSRTSEDMSLSLGKYYRRLIHSKMLNQLIKELEYKLKRIKANEEKHLSEQETLLSRTSESKSLQDKANLILSQPSPNSELIVRAQKLYNKAKKIKRSSPIIKERICYHKNRLKSIEESYSFLEEISTSKWESDTEKFERLIELSVELEDYQASSTTKNQSRKRKLQRKKTPPSPLSLKAPSGLEVLIGRNHRQNEWISLQKARSGDIWFHVQECPGSHVILKASNGLAEEADIQMAADLAAFFSRAKGNRRVPVLMVATDHLQRVPGATPGTVRHRDGTVCWGEPLRGLKHINV